One window of the Nocardia huaxiensis genome contains the following:
- a CDS encoding alpha/beta fold hydrolase encodes MTFTAENTARRLTVDGHKLRYHEAGEGPALVLLHGSGVGVSGWANFGANLPVLARHFRCLILDQPGFGASERPQVYDRNYLRIASDAVLGLLDELGLEKAHLLGNSMGGAVATMTALEQPERVDRLVLMAPGGVGVNVLGPEPSEGIGRLMEFNAAPSPERGLAFLKSMVFDPATLTEELVEQRLKLAADPAAQAALRDAYATFYNPKMAEALPLWARLRTLRAETLLLWGRDDRVCPVEGALLPARQIPRVDLRIFSRCGHWVMVERKDAFERAVVDFLHNGL; translated from the coding sequence ATGACCTTCACCGCGGAGAACACCGCCCGCCGGCTCACCGTCGACGGGCACAAACTGCGGTATCACGAAGCGGGCGAAGGGCCCGCGCTGGTGCTGCTGCACGGCTCCGGCGTCGGCGTCTCCGGCTGGGCCAACTTCGGCGCGAACCTGCCGGTGCTGGCCCGCCACTTCCGCTGCCTGATCCTGGATCAGCCCGGGTTCGGAGCCAGCGAGCGGCCGCAAGTGTACGACCGCAACTATCTGCGCATCGCCTCCGACGCCGTACTCGGCCTGCTCGACGAGCTCGGACTCGAAAAGGCGCATCTGCTGGGCAATTCCATGGGCGGCGCGGTGGCCACCATGACCGCGCTCGAGCAGCCCGAGCGGGTGGACCGGCTGGTGCTCATGGCCCCCGGCGGCGTCGGCGTCAATGTGCTCGGGCCCGAACCGTCCGAGGGCATCGGCCGGCTCATGGAGTTCAATGCCGCGCCCAGCCCGGAACGCGGTCTGGCCTTCCTGAAGTCGATGGTGTTCGACCCCGCCACCCTCACCGAGGAACTGGTCGAGCAGCGGCTGAAACTGGCCGCCGACCCCGCCGCGCAGGCCGCGCTGCGTGACGCCTACGCGACCTTCTACAACCCGAAAATGGCTGAGGCCCTGCCCCTGTGGGCGCGCCTGCGCACCCTGCGGGCGGAGACGCTGCTGCTGTGGGGCCGCGACGATCGGGTCTGCCCGGTGGAGGGCGCGCTGCTGCCGGCCCGCCAGATCCCCAGGGTGGACCTGCGGATCTTCTCCCGCTGCGGGCACTGGGTGATGGTGGAACGCAAGGACGCCTTCGAACGCGCGGTGGTCGACTTCCTGCACAACGGGTTGTAA
- a CDS encoding ATP-binding protein translates to MARRVTGNLPAEVTSFVGRRDELATAKRLLPTTRVLTLLGPGGMGKTRLSRQIGQLVARAFPDGVWLVELADVLDPNLVTLSVAETLSLHDESTAPLPRLTEFLADKRLLLILDNCEHLIEACAALVGRIIATTPDVRVLATSREVLGIPGEQVMPVPPLTVPDPHADAESDALQLLTERATAANPAFRPTPANHAALEEICRRLEGMPLALELAALRLRMFTPEQILDRLDDTMGLLSAGPRTAPHRQQTIEGAIRWSYDLCTPAEQQLWEQLSVFAGGFDIDAAETVCELGGASLIDALTGLVDKSVVMLRFEDEQARYSMLEPIRQFAADRLAERGDEQRVRTRHRIYYRQLAMRGQTAYWTADDVAWFRDLGREHANLRAALRSGMVDEPLATMETVTVLRPFWEHHRFLSEGYRWLVESLQHNPEPTLARARALSSAASLAALLGDRDSAARQVTHCLTLIDALGDTDILPEVALDRALLAFAEGDREHSLELARSGIELARTHGQRAIEMDSHAFAFMCAHLLEAPDRSEIAKDFVAITTASGSHLLGGLALWTMGLDHWRLGDLDAATGYHTRAIQQLALFERCVWLSSAFEGLAWTVSAQGEHDRAARLLGAAESLQRSTIRLAHTITIAVGDKEREKVREALGEDTFRAAFGAGANLPLEEAIDYALRRTPAPAVVTPAPAAPKPAARKSSAVGEANVLTRRERDVARLVAAGHSNKRIAADLVISVRTAETHVEHILTKLGFTSRTQVAAWAHETGL, encoded by the coding sequence ATGGCGCGGCGTGTCACCGGAAACCTTCCTGCGGAGGTCACCAGTTTCGTCGGCCGCCGCGATGAGCTGGCTACCGCGAAGCGACTGCTGCCCACCACCCGGGTGCTGACCCTGCTCGGCCCCGGCGGCATGGGCAAGACCCGACTGTCCCGGCAGATCGGGCAACTGGTGGCCCGCGCGTTCCCGGACGGGGTCTGGCTGGTCGAACTGGCCGACGTGCTCGACCCGAACCTGGTCACCCTGAGCGTCGCCGAGACGCTCAGCCTGCACGACGAATCCACCGCCCCGCTGCCCCGGCTCACCGAATTCCTGGCGGACAAGCGGCTGCTGCTCATTCTGGACAACTGCGAGCATCTGATCGAGGCGTGTGCGGCGCTGGTCGGCCGCATCATCGCCACCACGCCGGATGTGCGGGTGCTGGCCACCAGCCGGGAGGTGCTGGGCATCCCCGGCGAACAGGTGATGCCGGTCCCGCCGCTCACCGTCCCGGACCCGCACGCCGACGCGGAAAGCGATGCGCTGCAACTGCTTACCGAACGCGCCACCGCCGCCAATCCGGCCTTCCGGCCGACACCGGCGAATCATGCCGCACTGGAAGAGATCTGCCGTCGGCTCGAAGGCATGCCGCTGGCACTGGAACTCGCGGCGCTGCGACTGCGCATGTTCACCCCCGAGCAGATTCTCGACCGGCTCGACGACACCATGGGACTGCTCAGCGCCGGACCGCGCACGGCCCCGCACCGGCAGCAGACCATCGAGGGCGCGATCCGCTGGAGCTACGACCTCTGCACGCCCGCCGAACAGCAACTGTGGGAACAGCTTTCGGTCTTCGCGGGCGGCTTCGACATCGACGCCGCGGAGACCGTCTGCGAGCTCGGCGGCGCATCGCTCATCGACGCGCTCACCGGGCTGGTGGACAAATCCGTGGTGATGCTGCGTTTCGAGGATGAGCAGGCGCGGTATTCCATGCTCGAGCCCATCCGCCAGTTCGCCGCCGACCGGCTCGCCGAACGCGGGGACGAACAGCGGGTGCGGACGCGACATCGCATCTATTACCGGCAGCTGGCCATGCGCGGGCAGACCGCGTACTGGACCGCCGACGATGTGGCCTGGTTCCGGGATCTCGGGCGCGAGCACGCGAATCTGCGTGCGGCACTGCGCTCGGGCATGGTGGACGAGCCGCTGGCCACCATGGAGACGGTGACGGTCTTGCGGCCGTTCTGGGAGCATCACCGGTTCCTGTCCGAGGGGTACCGGTGGCTCGTTGAATCGTTGCAGCACAATCCGGAACCGACGCTGGCTCGGGCGCGGGCGCTGTCGTCGGCCGCGTCGCTCGCCGCGCTGCTGGGCGATCGGGATTCGGCGGCGCGGCAGGTCACCCACTGTCTCACGCTGATCGATGCGCTCGGCGATACCGACATCCTGCCCGAGGTGGCGCTGGATCGAGCGCTGCTCGCCTTCGCCGAGGGGGATCGCGAGCATTCCCTCGAGCTGGCGCGCAGCGGGATCGAGCTGGCCCGCACGCACGGACAGCGCGCGATCGAAATGGACAGTCACGCATTCGCTTTCATGTGCGCGCACCTGCTGGAAGCACCCGATCGGAGCGAGATCGCCAAGGACTTCGTGGCCATCACCACCGCTTCCGGCTCCCATCTGCTGGGCGGGCTCGCGTTGTGGACCATGGGCCTGGACCATTGGCGGCTGGGCGATCTCGACGCCGCCACCGGCTACCACACGCGCGCGATTCAACAGCTGGCCTTGTTCGAGCGGTGTGTGTGGCTGTCCTCGGCCTTCGAGGGTCTGGCGTGGACGGTCTCCGCCCAGGGCGAACACGATCGTGCCGCCCGTCTGCTCGGAGCGGCGGAGTCCTTGCAGCGCAGCACGATCCGGCTCGCACACACCATCACCATCGCGGTGGGCGACAAGGAACGCGAGAAGGTGCGAGAAGCCTTGGGCGAGGACACTTTCCGCGCCGCGTTCGGCGCCGGGGCCAACCTGCCGCTCGAAGAGGCGATCGATTACGCACTGCGCCGCACCCCGGCCCCGGCCGTGGTGACGCCCGCCCCGGCTGCTCCGAAACCGGCCGCCCGCAAGTCATCCGCGGTCGGGGAAGCCAATGTCCTCACCCGCCGCGAGCGGGATGTGGCCCGGCTGGTGGCCGCCGGGCACAGCAATAAGCGCATTGCCGCCGATCTGGTCATCTCCGTGCGCACCGCCGAAACCCACGTCGAGCACATCCTCACCAAGCTGGGTTTCACCTCACGGACCCAGGTGGCGGCCTGGGCGCACGAAACCGGTTTGTAG
- a CDS encoding EF-hand domain-containing protein — protein MDISDFLARKLARRFQTFDFDGDGRIERSDFESSAAALAAEFGHGPDSPARKHLLDLSLALWDHLVTVADANADGVITLPEYQRAFADGLLVTEATFERGYRPFLEAITAIADTDADGNLTVTDHIRWTGALMHLPESDARAIHHRLDTDHDGYITADDLLQAIHDYYFDETPTGPGAWLLGPLPD, from the coding sequence ATGGACATCAGCGACTTCCTGGCCCGAAAGCTCGCCCGCCGCTTCCAGACCTTCGACTTCGACGGTGACGGTCGCATCGAACGCTCCGATTTCGAATCCTCCGCCGCCGCCCTGGCCGCCGAATTCGGCCACGGCCCCGACTCCCCGGCCCGCAAACACCTGCTCGACCTGAGCCTCGCCCTATGGGACCACCTGGTCACCGTCGCCGACGCGAATGCCGACGGCGTCATCACCCTCCCCGAATACCAGCGGGCCTTCGCCGACGGCCTGCTCGTCACCGAGGCCACCTTCGAACGCGGCTACCGCCCCTTCCTGGAAGCCATCACCGCCATCGCCGACACCGACGCCGACGGCAACCTCACCGTCACCGACCACATCCGCTGGACCGGCGCCCTCATGCACCTCCCCGAATCCGACGCCCGCGCCATCCACCACCGCCTCGACACCGACCACGACGGCTACATCACCGCCGACGACCTCCTGCAAGCCATCCACGACTACTACTTCGACGAAACCCCCACCGGACCGGGCGCTTGGCTCCTCGGCCCCCTCCCCGACTGA
- a CDS encoding serine hydrolase domain-containing protein: protein MAFAVVAGTLLVCSAACASTAADRTVIGAAGQAEVAAGLNQLVAGDRLPGAQVVVSAHGRVLRMSAGAGDLERRTPFPDDARVRIGSNTKTFVATVMLQLAGEGKVELDAPVERYLPGVVQGPGIDGRRITIRNLLQHTSGLPEYAAEFGADPRPGQVDMSTEQARWSRADVAEVVRNVLTAPADFEPGARWAYSNTNYAVAGMVIEKVTGGSLGAEIMRRIIEPLGLHDTYYPDPDETAIRGSHPLGYKDIDGRLVDYTDQNVSLAGAAGAMVSTGADLNRFFTVLLAGELLPPAQLAEMKTTVPLDASDSTLGYGLGLLRTRLSCGKDSWGHGGDIDGFETRGGVTGDGRSATVSVNQVPANSQGTADVLRVVDAALCAEN, encoded by the coding sequence TTGGCATTCGCGGTGGTCGCTGGAACGTTGCTGGTCTGCAGTGCGGCGTGCGCTTCCACTGCTGCCGATCGGACGGTCATCGGTGCGGCCGGGCAGGCGGAGGTGGCTGCCGGGCTGAACCAGCTGGTCGCCGGGGACCGGCTGCCTGGCGCGCAGGTGGTGGTCAGTGCGCACGGGCGGGTACTGCGGATGAGCGCGGGGGCGGGTGATCTCGAGCGGAGGACGCCGTTTCCGGACGACGCTCGCGTGCGGATCGGCAGTAATACCAAGACCTTCGTGGCGACGGTCATGCTGCAGCTGGCAGGGGAGGGGAAGGTGGAATTGGATGCGCCGGTGGAGCGGTATCTGCCGGGGGTGGTTCAGGGACCGGGGATCGACGGGCGTCGGATCACCATTCGAAATCTGTTGCAGCACACCAGCGGACTGCCCGAGTATGCGGCGGAGTTCGGGGCGGACCCGCGGCCCGGGCAGGTCGACATGTCCACCGAGCAGGCGCGGTGGAGCCGGGCGGATGTGGCCGAGGTGGTGCGCAATGTGCTGACCGCGCCCGCTGATTTCGAGCCCGGCGCACGGTGGGCGTACAGCAATACCAACTACGCGGTCGCGGGGATGGTGATCGAGAAGGTGACCGGCGGCTCGCTGGGCGCGGAGATCATGCGGCGCATTATCGAGCCGCTCGGGCTGCACGACACCTACTATCCGGATCCGGACGAGACCGCGATCCGCGGCTCACATCCGCTGGGCTACAAGGACATCGACGGCCGGCTGGTCGATTACACGGATCAGAATGTGTCCTTGGCCGGAGCTGCCGGAGCCATGGTGTCGACGGGCGCGGATCTGAATCGGTTCTTCACCGTGCTGCTGGCCGGGGAGCTGCTGCCGCCCGCTCAGCTGGCGGAGATGAAAACGACTGTGCCCCTCGATGCTTCGGACAGCACGCTGGGATACGGCCTCGGCCTCCTGCGCACTCGGCTGTCCTGCGGCAAGGACAGTTGGGGGCACGGCGGGGATATCGATGGATTCGAGACGCGTGGCGGCGTCACCGGTGACGGTCGATCGGCGACGGTGAGCGTCAATCAGGTTCCCGCGAACTCGCAGGGCACGGCCGATGTACTGCGGGTCGTCGACGCGGCCCTCTGCGCGGAGAACTGA
- a CDS encoding cytochrome P450 translates to MSMGRLWAQSDGAQRDCGNIPGSAPHRPERRGMMAGVVTLFDEGFARDPWDALRELRADGGVHRVRTPDGPPAWLVTRYRDVRAGLGDERLSTNLVHARGQDYRGFAVPAPLDVFQSSEADVLGRLRGAVAGELQPRRLRQWTEEATQAITAGWDALDGAAAFDFVERVAVPIPALVLGELLGLPEGERELLAEWANTTLRAGAAPRARDTIGMMGRILEGAKTFGQQESGATMLGRLSDGRLSDGELTGLLFYLLFVWYEVVVDLVSGAVLELSARPEQRDAFLAMPDRRSAVDELLRYLSPQVLAGPRFAVCDMEIGGAKIAAGETVLLCLAAANHDDEIFERAAELEVRRAHNPHLALGHGMHACVGTGLVHPIAAAVLEQALRRWPDLRVTAGNDTLTWRSGFRHRGPLTLPVLVT, encoded by the coding sequence ATGTCCATGGGTCGATTGTGGGCGCAATCCGATGGGGCACAGCGGGATTGCGGAAACATACCGGGCAGCGCACCACACCGGCCGGAACGCCGGGGGATGATGGCGGGCGTGGTGACGCTTTTCGATGAGGGGTTCGCACGGGATCCATGGGATGCGCTGCGGGAGTTGCGGGCAGACGGTGGGGTGCATCGGGTGCGGACGCCGGATGGGCCGCCGGCGTGGCTGGTGACACGGTATCGGGATGTGCGGGCGGGGCTCGGGGACGAGCGGTTGTCGACGAATCTCGTGCACGCCCGGGGCCAGGACTATCGGGGGTTCGCGGTGCCCGCGCCGCTGGATGTGTTCCAGAGCAGTGAGGCGGATGTGCTCGGGCGGCTGCGCGGTGCGGTGGCGGGTGAGCTGCAACCCCGGCGGTTGCGGCAGTGGACCGAGGAAGCGACGCAGGCGATTACAGCGGGCTGGGATGCGCTGGACGGGGCCGCCGCATTCGATTTCGTGGAGCGGGTGGCGGTGCCGATTCCGGCGCTGGTGCTGGGGGAACTGCTCGGGCTGCCGGAGGGTGAGCGGGAACTGCTGGCGGAGTGGGCGAATACCACCCTGCGAGCCGGGGCCGCGCCGCGGGCGCGGGACACCATCGGCATGATGGGGCGGATTCTGGAGGGGGCCAAGACCTTCGGGCAGCAGGAGTCCGGGGCGACGATGCTGGGCCGGCTGAGCGACGGGCGATTGAGCGATGGAGAGCTCACCGGGTTGCTGTTCTATCTGCTGTTCGTCTGGTACGAGGTGGTGGTGGACCTCGTTTCCGGTGCGGTGCTGGAGCTTTCGGCGCGGCCGGAGCAGCGGGACGCGTTTCTGGCGATGCCGGACCGGCGCTCGGCGGTGGACGAGCTGCTGCGGTATCTGTCACCGCAAGTGCTGGCGGGGCCGCGATTCGCGGTGTGCGACATGGAGATCGGCGGGGCGAAGATCGCCGCCGGGGAGACCGTGCTGCTGTGCCTGGCCGCGGCCAATCACGACGATGAAATCTTCGAGCGCGCAGCGGAACTGGAGGTGCGGCGCGCGCACAATCCGCATCTGGCGCTCGGGCACGGGATGCACGCCTGCGTCGGCACCGGCCTGGTGCATCCGATCGCGGCGGCCGTGCTGGAGCAGGCGTTGCGGCGCTGGCCGGACCTGCGGGTGACAGCCGGGAACGACACGCTCACTTGGCGATCCGGTTTCCGCCATCGCGGCCCGCTCACACTGCCGGTGCTGGTGACGTGA
- the mraY gene encoding phospho-N-acetylmuramoyl-pentapeptide-transferase — MRQILFAVMFALAVSITLTPVLVRVFTKKRLGQEIRAEGPGSHQTKRGTPTMGGIAIVAGMWAGYLGSHLLGLRYDAPGVTASGLLVLGLATALGVVGFLDDFIKLHKRRNLGLTATGKYIGQLSAAVIFGVLALRFPDSTGLTPASRHLSIVRDIWLSFIPILFIVFVCFLVVAWSNAVNITDGLDGLAAGSVALTLGAYVLITFWQYTNACATRPGVGCYSVRDPLDLALVCASAAAACIGFLWWNAAPAKIFMGDTGSLALGGLLAGLSITTRTEVLMAVIGALFCTEILSVFLQIAVFKTRRTRLFKMAPFHHHFELSSWPETTVTIRFWLLAGISAAVGLMLFYGEHLSLTDHL, encoded by the coding sequence ATGAGGCAGATTCTGTTCGCGGTGATGTTCGCGCTAGCGGTGTCGATCACGCTGACGCCGGTGCTGGTGCGGGTTTTCACCAAGAAGCGGCTGGGGCAGGAGATTCGGGCGGAGGGGCCCGGAAGTCATCAGACCAAGCGGGGGACGCCCACCATGGGCGGGATCGCGATTGTCGCGGGGATGTGGGCGGGGTATCTGGGGTCGCATCTGCTGGGGTTGCGGTACGACGCGCCGGGGGTGACCGCGTCGGGGCTGCTGGTGCTGGGGCTGGCTACCGCGCTCGGGGTGGTGGGGTTTCTGGACGACTTCATCAAACTGCACAAACGGCGCAATCTGGGGCTCACGGCGACCGGGAAGTACATCGGACAGCTGAGTGCCGCAGTCATTTTCGGGGTGCTGGCACTGCGCTTTCCGGACAGTACCGGGCTCACGCCGGCCAGCCGTCACCTCTCGATCGTGCGGGATATCTGGCTGTCGTTCATTCCGATCCTGTTCATCGTGTTCGTCTGCTTCCTCGTGGTGGCATGGTCGAACGCGGTCAATATCACCGACGGTCTCGACGGCCTCGCCGCCGGATCGGTCGCCCTCACCCTGGGCGCGTACGTGCTGATCACCTTCTGGCAGTACACCAATGCCTGCGCCACCCGCCCCGGCGTCGGCTGCTACAGCGTCCGCGACCCCCTCGACCTGGCCCTCGTCTGCGCCTCCGCAGCTGCGGCCTGCATCGGGTTCCTGTGGTGGAACGCCGCACCCGCCAAGATCTTCATGGGCGACACCGGCTCCCTGGCCCTGGGCGGCCTGCTCGCCGGCCTGTCCATCACCACCCGCACCGAAGTCCTCATGGCCGTCATCGGCGCTCTCTTCTGCACGGAGATCCTCTCCGTCTTCCTCCAGATCGCCGTTTTCAAAACCCGCCGCACCCGCCTGTTCAAGATGGCCCCCTTCCACCACCACTTCGAACTGAGCAGCTGGCCCGAAACCACGGTCACCATCCGCTTCTGGCTCCTGGCGGGCATTTCCGCCGCCGTCGGCCTGATGCTGTTCTACGGCGAGCACCTATCCCTCACCGACCACCTCTGA
- a CDS encoding MAB_1171c family putative transporter: MPFAILYGSIGALAVFAFAWRLVLAARAPHSPAKWAVAVAILCAAIGFEAAVPQIYTWIGETSGVDNLASLIVYSAVATAVLSQLVWTAYLLDPATGKPRLSGRAVMAVNTAVVIVMAALFFAAPVHDGIHPTDFDHHYATEPLVDAFLGIYLLAYTLGLARIIVLCRGWIPQVRDQLWLRRGLRLLVVGSAIAIGYSIGKTIAITCSWLDIPAHKLNTEIAPAFASLGAAVMLIGYLCPAAIPSMIRTYEHARALPRLRPLLSALREAIPEIAETTAGTPRVGRDRVYRSVIEIRDALLILQPQLTAEVTAAAELLATELGVTGEKRAATVEAARIAAAVRAHRAGGGATGSGERFREPEHPSFEGELRWLVAVAAAYPAVLAAKQTAPK, from the coding sequence GTGCCGTTCGCCATTCTCTACGGAAGTATCGGCGCCCTCGCCGTTTTCGCGTTCGCCTGGCGGCTGGTGCTGGCCGCCCGGGCGCCGCACAGCCCCGCCAAGTGGGCGGTTGCCGTCGCGATTCTCTGTGCCGCAATCGGTTTCGAAGCGGCGGTGCCGCAGATCTACACCTGGATCGGCGAGACCAGCGGCGTTGACAATCTGGCCTCGCTCATCGTCTACAGCGCGGTCGCCACCGCCGTGCTGTCGCAGCTGGTGTGGACGGCGTACCTGCTGGACCCGGCTACCGGCAAGCCGCGATTGAGCGGCCGCGCGGTGATGGCCGTGAACACCGCGGTGGTGATCGTCATGGCCGCGCTGTTCTTCGCGGCCCCGGTGCACGACGGCATCCACCCCACCGACTTCGACCATCACTACGCGACCGAGCCGCTGGTCGACGCCTTCCTGGGCATCTACCTGCTGGCCTACACGCTCGGTCTGGCACGCATTATCGTGCTGTGCCGCGGCTGGATTCCGCAGGTGCGCGACCAGCTGTGGCTGCGGCGCGGCCTGCGGCTGCTGGTGGTCGGGTCGGCCATCGCGATCGGCTACAGCATCGGCAAGACCATTGCCATCACGTGCAGCTGGCTCGATATCCCCGCGCACAAGCTGAATACCGAGATCGCCCCGGCCTTCGCCAGTCTCGGCGCGGCGGTCATGCTCATCGGATATCTGTGCCCGGCGGCGATTCCGAGCATGATCCGCACCTACGAGCACGCGCGGGCCCTCCCCCGCCTGCGCCCGCTGCTGTCGGCGCTGCGCGAGGCGATTCCGGAGATCGCCGAGACCACCGCCGGGACCCCGCGCGTGGGCCGGGATCGCGTGTACCGCAGTGTGATCGAGATCCGCGATGCGCTGCTCATTCTGCAGCCGCAGCTCACCGCCGAGGTGACGGCGGCGGCCGAGCTGCTGGCCACGGAACTGGGTGTCACCGGCGAAAAGCGGGCGGCGACAGTCGAAGCGGCCCGCATTGCGGCTGCGGTGCGCGCCCATCGCGCGGGTGGCGGCGCGACCGGATCCGGAGAGCGGTTCCGGGAGCCCGAGCATCCGTCCTTCGAAGGCGAACTGCGCTGGCTGGTAGCCGTCGCCGCCGCCTACCCGGCCGTGCTGGCGGCGAAACAGACTGCCCCCAAGTAA
- a CDS encoding CPBP family intramembrane glutamic endopeptidase, with translation MDEPRARPLLFLTLVAALSIPLYVLGALSGGLRIGGLTLPSSAAILLLPSAVAVGLTWRDSGGAAVSALLRRVVDRPRAAMRWYLSAVLLMPAIGSVSYLLLRWTGQVESGLPLALLAAPAVIVVFLLASASEELGWTAYATDPLQRRFGALATGLGLGCYWAAWHLVGWSQAGHSAAWIAGWALVTIAARVLIVWLHNRTGHGVTTAILLHATLNIVSAYMPDLDKPVTTITIGVVTAVVATVTLAGSSLPPSFRRYPWRR, from the coding sequence GTGGACGAGCCCCGCGCACGACCACTGCTGTTCCTGACTCTCGTTGCGGCACTGTCGATTCCGTTGTATGTGCTGGGCGCGCTCTCGGGCGGATTGCGGATCGGCGGTCTGACGCTGCCCAGTAGCGCGGCGATCCTGCTGCTGCCCAGCGCCGTCGCGGTCGGGCTGACTTGGCGGGACAGCGGGGGAGCAGCGGTGTCGGCTCTGCTTCGGCGGGTGGTGGATCGGCCGCGCGCCGCAATGCGCTGGTACCTGTCGGCTGTACTGCTCATGCCCGCGATCGGATCGGTGTCGTACCTGCTGCTGCGGTGGACCGGGCAGGTGGAATCCGGCTTACCCCTGGCATTGCTCGCGGCCCCGGCGGTGATCGTGGTGTTCCTCCTGGCCTCGGCCAGTGAGGAATTGGGCTGGACCGCCTACGCCACCGACCCGCTGCAGCGGCGATTCGGGGCGCTCGCCACCGGCCTCGGGCTCGGATGTTATTGGGCGGCATGGCATCTGGTGGGATGGTCGCAGGCCGGGCACTCGGCGGCATGGATCGCGGGCTGGGCGCTCGTCACGATCGCCGCCCGGGTCCTCATCGTCTGGCTGCACAACCGCACCGGTCATGGCGTGACGACCGCGATCCTGCTGCACGCCACCCTGAACATCGTCTCCGCCTACATGCCGGACCTGGACAAGCCGGTCACCACGATCACCATCGGCGTAGTGACCGCCGTCGTCGCCACCGTCACGCTCGCTGGGTCGTCTCTCCCGCCGAGTTTCAGGCGATACCCATGGCGGCGGTGA
- a CDS encoding GNAT family N-acetyltransferase: MRELVVPTVRLHRAWLEARAEWGPGLHEDGFGLRAADEVESAVGFGMWVGRLRWEEDRSEEGGGRCTYRWIVEDGRVLGGIALRHRDNRYGHIGYGVRPSARRRGVATWALREMLGEARGIGLGRVLLVCEAGNAASAMTIERNGGVLEREQDTEHGVVRRYWIEL, encoded by the coding sequence ATGCGTGAACTGGTTGTGCCCACGGTTCGGCTGCATCGGGCGTGGCTGGAGGCGCGGGCGGAGTGGGGGCCGGGGTTGCATGAGGATGGGTTCGGGTTGCGGGCCGCCGATGAGGTGGAGTCGGCGGTGGGGTTCGGGATGTGGGTGGGGCGATTGCGGTGGGAGGAGGATCGGTCGGAGGAGGGTGGGGGGCGGTGCACCTATCGGTGGATTGTCGAGGACGGGCGGGTGCTGGGTGGGATCGCGTTGCGGCACAGGGACAATCGGTACGGACATATCGGGTATGGGGTGCGGCCTTCGGCGCGCAGGCGCGGGGTGGCCACGTGGGCGCTGCGGGAGATGCTCGGGGAGGCCAGGGGGATCGGGCTGGGGCGGGTGCTGCTGGTGTGCGAGGCGGGGAATGCGGCTTCGGCCATGACCATCGAGCGGAATGGGGGCGTGCTGGAGCGCGAGCAGGACACCGAACACGGTGTGGTGCGGCGGTATTGGATCGAGTTGTAG
- a CDS encoding DinB family protein yields the protein MTWTAPAIELPEHSRLGAERALLNSLLERGRAIFLWKCSGLNGIHLAARAVEPSSMSLLGLIRHLSEDERGWFRICAAGEKLDYIYCSESNPDGDFDDALPESAEDDYERYLAEIALADKAVAELPLDLVVEHPARPGLRVSVRWIYLHMIEEYGRHDGHADLLRERIDGATGYQAPFDNKAS from the coding sequence ATGACGTGGACCGCGCCCGCGATCGAACTTCCGGAGCACTCGCGCCTGGGTGCCGAGCGTGCGCTGCTGAATTCGCTGCTCGAGCGCGGTCGCGCCATATTCCTGTGGAAATGTAGCGGGCTCAATGGAATTCACCTGGCCGCGCGTGCGGTGGAACCGTCGTCGATGTCGCTGCTCGGACTGATCCGGCACCTCTCCGAGGACGAACGCGGCTGGTTCCGCATCTGTGCGGCGGGGGAGAAGCTGGACTACATCTACTGCTCGGAATCCAATCCGGACGGCGATTTCGACGATGCGCTGCCCGAGTCGGCCGAGGACGATTACGAGCGCTATCTTGCCGAAATCGCCTTGGCGGACAAGGCGGTTGCCGAGCTTCCGCTGGATCTGGTCGTCGAGCATCCGGCGCGGCCGGGCCTGCGAGTCTCGGTGCGCTGGATCTACCTGCACATGATCGAGGAGTACGGCCGCCACGACGGGCACGCTGACCTGCTGCGGGAACGCATCGACGGTGCGACCGGGTATCAGGCGCCGTTCGACAACAAAGCGTCCTGA